In one Amaranthus tricolor cultivar Red isolate AtriRed21 chromosome 8, ASM2621246v1, whole genome shotgun sequence genomic region, the following are encoded:
- the LOC130820640 gene encoding uncharacterized protein LOC130820640 isoform X2 gives MVCSTEPWLLPSSSTQFPPNGPLKTYQLKCSGFQFTHSHNFLQLSCSSEDDQGPPQEAVLKAISVSKTEGRVGQTTNVVIGGTVTDDSTNEWLASDQKVNSHPTVRGFMVIGTGGDDFVHSMVIAVESVLQQPIPEVNLTNQYQSFSRLGAVIGACIMHDVCYLAECSVDQLSLYA, from the exons ATGGTCTGCTCTACGGAACCGTGGCTGTTACCATCTTCTTCGACCCAATTTCCCCCTAATGGGCCTTTGAAAACCTACCAACTCAAGTGCTCGGGTTTTCAATTCACCCATTCCCATAACTTTCTTCAGCTTAGTTGTTCTTCTGAGGACGACCAGGGTCCACCTCAAGAAGCTGTTCTTAAAGCCATTTCAG TGTCAAAGACGGAAGGAAGGGTTGGGCAAACTACAAATGTTGTCATTGGAGGGACGGTAACCGATGATTCTACCAATGAATGGCTAGCTTCGGATCAAAAG GTGAACTCACATCCGACAGTTAGAGGTTTTATGGTTATTGGGACTGGCGGTGATGATTTCGTACATTCTATGGTTATAGCGGTTGAATCAGTGCTTCAGCAACCGATCCCTGAGGTAAATCTTACAAATCAATACCAGTCTTTCAGTCGTTTGGGTGCAGTTATAGGAGCGTGTATCATGCATGATGTGTGTTATTTAGCAGAATGTTCCGTTGATCAGCTCTCATTATACGCATAG
- the LOC130820640 gene encoding uncharacterized protein LOC130820640 isoform X3 → MVCSTEPWLLPSSSTQFPPNGPLKTYQLKCSGFQFTHSHNFLQLSCSSEDDQGPPQEAVLKAISEVSKTEGRVGQTTNVVIGGTVTDDSTNEWLASDQKVNSHPTVRGFMVIGTGGDDFVHSMVIAVESVLQQPIPEVVKQAN, encoded by the exons ATGGTCTGCTCTACGGAACCGTGGCTGTTACCATCTTCTTCGACCCAATTTCCCCCTAATGGGCCTTTGAAAACCTACCAACTCAAGTGCTCGGGTTTTCAATTCACCCATTCCCATAACTTTCTTCAGCTTAGTTGTTCTTCTGAGGACGACCAGGGTCCACCTCAAGAAGCTGTTCTTAAAGCCATTTCAG AAGTGTCAAAGACGGAAGGAAGGGTTGGGCAAACTACAAATGTTGTCATTGGAGGGACGGTAACCGATGATTCTACCAATGAATGGCTAGCTTCGGATCAAAAG GTGAACTCACATCCGACAGTTAGAGGTTTTATGGTTATTGGGACTGGCGGTGATGATTTCGTACATTCTATGGTTATAGCGGTTGAATCAGTGCTTCAGCAACCGATCCCTGAG gtggtcaaacaagccaactaa
- the LOC130820640 gene encoding uncharacterized protein LOC130820640 isoform X1, whose translation MVCSTEPWLLPSSSTQFPPNGPLKTYQLKCSGFQFTHSHNFLQLSCSSEDDQGPPQEAVLKAISEVSKTEGRVGQTTNVVIGGTVTDDSTNEWLASDQKVNSHPTVRGFMVIGTGGDDFVHSMVIAVESVLQQPIPEVNLTNQYQSFSRLGAVIGACIMHDVCYLAECSVDQLSLYA comes from the exons ATGGTCTGCTCTACGGAACCGTGGCTGTTACCATCTTCTTCGACCCAATTTCCCCCTAATGGGCCTTTGAAAACCTACCAACTCAAGTGCTCGGGTTTTCAATTCACCCATTCCCATAACTTTCTTCAGCTTAGTTGTTCTTCTGAGGACGACCAGGGTCCACCTCAAGAAGCTGTTCTTAAAGCCATTTCAG AAGTGTCAAAGACGGAAGGAAGGGTTGGGCAAACTACAAATGTTGTCATTGGAGGGACGGTAACCGATGATTCTACCAATGAATGGCTAGCTTCGGATCAAAAG GTGAACTCACATCCGACAGTTAGAGGTTTTATGGTTATTGGGACTGGCGGTGATGATTTCGTACATTCTATGGTTATAGCGGTTGAATCAGTGCTTCAGCAACCGATCCCTGAGGTAAATCTTACAAATCAATACCAGTCTTTCAGTCGTTTGGGTGCAGTTATAGGAGCGTGTATCATGCATGATGTGTGTTATTTAGCAGAATGTTCCGTTGATCAGCTCTCATTATACGCATAG
- the LOC130820640 gene encoding uncharacterized protein LOC130820640 isoform X4, whose product MVCSTEPWLLPSSSTQFPPNGPLKTYQLKCSGFQFTHSHNFLQLSCSSEDDQGPPQEAVLKAISVSKTEGRVGQTTNVVIGGTVTDDSTNEWLASDQKVNSHPTVRGFMVIGTGGDDFVHSMVIAVESVLQQPIPEVVKQAN is encoded by the exons ATGGTCTGCTCTACGGAACCGTGGCTGTTACCATCTTCTTCGACCCAATTTCCCCCTAATGGGCCTTTGAAAACCTACCAACTCAAGTGCTCGGGTTTTCAATTCACCCATTCCCATAACTTTCTTCAGCTTAGTTGTTCTTCTGAGGACGACCAGGGTCCACCTCAAGAAGCTGTTCTTAAAGCCATTTCAG TGTCAAAGACGGAAGGAAGGGTTGGGCAAACTACAAATGTTGTCATTGGAGGGACGGTAACCGATGATTCTACCAATGAATGGCTAGCTTCGGATCAAAAG GTGAACTCACATCCGACAGTTAGAGGTTTTATGGTTATTGGGACTGGCGGTGATGATTTCGTACATTCTATGGTTATAGCGGTTGAATCAGTGCTTCAGCAACCGATCCCTGAG gtggtcaaacaagccaactaa
- the LOC130820642 gene encoding uncharacterized protein LOC130820642, whose amino-acid sequence MGPLVLTQLATGLSVIAGAALVKSMMDQKPMSGPLPRCPTCKGSGRVSCICSRWSDGDVGCGRCSGSGQMTCSSCGGSGMGQPLPVQVTARPPPSNNCNGHPF is encoded by the coding sequence ATGGGCCCGTTGGTTCTGACCCAATTAGCCACAGGGCTAAGTGTCATAGCTGGGGCTGCTCTTGTGAAGTCGATGATGGACCAGAAGCCCATGTCTGGCCCATTACCTAGGTGCCCAACTTGCAAAGGGTCAGGCCGGGTATCTTGCATTTGCTCTAGGTGGTCTGATGGTGATGTGGGATGTGGGAGATGTTCCGGGTCGGGTCAAATGACTTGTTCTAGTTGCGGTGGTTCGGGCATGGGTCAACCACTTCCAGTTCAGGTCACAGCTCGGCCTCCTCCAAGTAACAATTGTAATGGCCACCCTTTTTAG